In one Mycobacterium heckeshornense genomic region, the following are encoded:
- a CDS encoding type VII secretion-associated protein, producing the protein MTDPAIIEAGPGTIRRLNCAPAHADAQLVADALEAIDDTVVLVGERPVSVESLWSTVLRSLLGGCQRSVAVVHPSWWATSRVDVITAAARQLADTVTTRRRSWLLARASPNPPHTTVIVEIASSVVAVIASTVGAEPRRGQPASVAEAVACAVAATAPQAAAVVLDAPSTVAGAAALGQMIAERLRRSRADLTVVHVDDAVLQRLAAGPWSVRGDHDARQAPHATGRNTKHTRAAFLVVAAAAAILGLSIGGRHRVSAPNEIPMTFLVEGRVTLSVPAHWAVKRVVAGPGSARVQLTSPTDSEVALHVTQSSVADETLAVAAESLKRAIDAEPPGVFVDFNPSATSAGRPAVTYREVRAGHDIRWTVLLDGPVRISIGCQSRTDSAGAVRDVCERAVRSAHALR; encoded by the coding sequence ATGACCGATCCGGCAATCATCGAGGCAGGTCCTGGGACCATCCGCCGATTAAATTGCGCACCAGCCCATGCCGATGCCCAGTTGGTGGCGGACGCACTGGAGGCCATAGACGACACCGTGGTCTTGGTCGGCGAGCGGCCGGTTAGCGTCGAATCGCTGTGGTCCACGGTATTGCGGTCTCTGCTCGGTGGCTGTCAGCGCTCGGTTGCCGTCGTCCACCCATCGTGGTGGGCGACCTCGCGCGTTGACGTGATCACGGCCGCCGCCCGGCAGCTGGCCGACACCGTGACAACGCGGCGGCGGTCGTGGTTGCTGGCCCGGGCGTCCCCAAATCCACCGCATACCACGGTGATTGTCGAGATCGCAAGCAGTGTGGTCGCCGTCATCGCCAGTACGGTTGGTGCTGAGCCGCGGCGCGGCCAGCCGGCCTCGGTCGCCGAGGCGGTGGCATGCGCCGTCGCGGCGACGGCGCCGCAGGCGGCGGCCGTGGTGCTCGACGCGCCCAGCACCGTCGCCGGAGCTGCCGCATTGGGCCAGATGATCGCCGAACGCCTGCGGCGCAGTCGCGCCGATCTGACGGTGGTGCACGTCGATGATGCAGTGCTGCAGCGGCTTGCGGCGGGGCCATGGTCCGTTCGTGGTGACCATGACGCGCGCCAGGCCCCGCACGCGACGGGGCGAAACACAAAACACACGCGCGCAGCTTTTCTCGTTGTTGCAGCAGCGGCGGCGATACTTGGTCTCAGCATAGGGGGACGTCACCGGGTGAGCGCACCCAACGAAATCCCGATGACCTTCCTGGTGGAGGGCCGGGTCACGCTGAGCGTGCCGGCGCATTGGGCTGTCAAGCGTGTCGTCGCCGGGCCCGGGTCGGCGCGTGTGCAGCTCACGTCGCCGACCGATTCCGAGGTGGCGCTGCACGTGACCCAATCATCGGTTGCCGACGAAACGCTTGCCGTCGCCGCGGAGTCGTTGAAACGCGCTATCGACGCTGAGCCGCCGGGCGTGTTCGTCGATTTCAATCCGTCGGCGACCAGCGCCGGGCGGCCCGCGGTGACGTATCGGGAAGTGCGCGCCGGGCACGACATCCGCTGGACGGTGCTTCTCGACGGCCCGGTGCGGATCAGCATCGGCTGCCAGAGCCGGACCGACAGCGCAGGCGCCGTCCGTGACGTGTGCGAGCGGGCCGTGCGGTCGGCCCACGCGCTGCGCTGA
- the eccCa gene encoding type VII secretion protein EccCa, with protein MGQRDTTSTTAFAPAPRLAAPSYSTEQITVAPPPAVAGPARNSLLVRLLPTVMAVATAAMMAAVFGSRPGGGNPMLLVLPAMMLVSVVVTAAAGRTGQHAAELNGDRADYFSYLTGLRSSVAETAAAQYLSLIWCHPEPDSLWTLVGSARMWERRPTDSDFCLVRIGTGSRPLARPLLAPETGVAERTDPVTATALRRFLHTYAAIADAPVTIGLRDLDTVTIRGDPARARALLRAMICQLAVLHAPDGLRIAAAISDCHRCHWEWLKWLPHHQHPTASDGGGPARMAYRTRAEAEAAAGALLSQPVVVAVIDDDTETTGLTVLGTGTDDGHARCVSLRVNGAEVTVHDTDGQAMPVRADRLDAAEALACARRLAAYRPHRSGSDCARTGGTRWQDLLCIDDLTALYPPGRWVGLKHRERLRVPLGTTVDGRPVELDIKEAAENGMGPHGLCIGATGSGKSELLRTVALGMMTQHPPDMLNLVLIDFKGGATFLGLERAPHVAAVITNLADEAPLVARMGDALAGEMNRRQQLLRTAGNLVSLDAYARARRAGARLPALPALFIIVDEFSELLSQHPDFADTFLAIGRLGRSLGMHLLLASQRLDEGRLRGLESHLSYRVCLKTLSANESRIVLGGPDAFELPTTPGAGFLQTADGELVRFQTAFVSGPYPPRTPRADPGDDQTRPVVRQFTAAPMGPVTGAPVERGADASCLTVLQAVVDELSRYGPAAHQIWLPPLAAAPPLDAVLRDAGLAVGEPISSDLTVPIGVVDRPYEQRRTPLSVDLSAAAGNVAVVGAPQSGKSTAVRALVMALAATHDPRRVQFYCLDFGGGALAPLHSLPHVGAVAGKTQPDLVARTIDELESIIRSREALFREHSIDSMAQYRCLRAEPHTSSVADRFGDVFLVVDGWASMCQHFPGLEAACIVLAAQGLSFGVHVVISASRWAEIRPALKDQIGTRIELRLGDPADSELDRKHAQRVPNDKPGRGITPEGLHMLIALPRLDGVQSSTGLAQACMQSGEMLRRSYGDAVAPTVPLLPELIEHHAVLQRASGALGGHVLLGLEARRLAACPVDFDHHQHLLIIGDGECGKTSALRTLCREITRTKTSAQARVVIVDFRRGLLGVVESDHLAGYAISATALEGLLPELLTVLRRRMPPPQATRDQLRTRSWWSGPELYLVVDDYDLVANAAAGNGLEKIAEYLPYAKDLGLHLVVARRSGGAMRAMFEPLLARMREFGCMGLVMSADPDDGPLFGSVRPAPLPPGRGVLVTRGDLQRVQVSWSPPP; from the coding sequence ATGGGTCAGCGCGACACCACAAGCACGACGGCCTTTGCGCCGGCGCCACGGCTGGCAGCGCCGTCCTATTCGACCGAGCAGATCACGGTGGCGCCGCCGCCGGCGGTCGCCGGGCCGGCGCGAAATAGCCTGCTGGTCCGCTTGTTACCGACGGTGATGGCCGTCGCCACCGCCGCGATGATGGCGGCGGTTTTTGGTTCGCGTCCGGGCGGTGGTAATCCGATGTTGCTGGTCTTGCCCGCGATGATGCTCGTGTCGGTGGTCGTCACCGCTGCGGCCGGGCGCACCGGCCAGCACGCCGCCGAGCTGAACGGCGACCGCGCAGATTACTTCAGCTACTTGACCGGCCTCCGCAGCTCGGTGGCCGAAACAGCCGCGGCTCAGTATTTGTCGCTGATCTGGTGTCATCCTGAGCCCGATTCGCTGTGGACGCTGGTCGGCAGCGCGCGGATGTGGGAGCGGCGTCCTACCGACTCGGACTTTTGTCTCGTTCGAATCGGCACCGGATCCCGGCCATTGGCCCGCCCATTGCTCGCACCCGAGACCGGGGTGGCCGAGCGGACCGATCCGGTCACCGCGACCGCGTTGCGACGCTTCCTGCACACCTACGCCGCGATCGCGGATGCGCCTGTGACGATCGGGCTACGCGACCTGGATACCGTGACGATCCGCGGGGACCCCGCTCGTGCACGCGCACTGCTGCGCGCGATGATCTGCCAGCTTGCCGTGTTGCACGCCCCCGACGGTCTGCGGATCGCGGCGGCGATCAGTGATTGCCATAGGTGTCACTGGGAGTGGCTGAAGTGGCTACCGCACCACCAACATCCGACGGCCAGCGATGGTGGCGGGCCTGCCCGGATGGCGTATCGGACCCGCGCTGAGGCCGAAGCCGCCGCCGGTGCGCTGTTGAGTCAACCGGTGGTCGTCGCCGTGATCGATGACGACACCGAAACCACCGGGTTGACGGTGCTCGGGACCGGTACCGACGACGGACATGCCAGATGCGTCAGCCTGCGGGTGAACGGCGCGGAAGTCACCGTCCACGACACCGATGGTCAGGCAATGCCGGTCCGTGCCGACCGATTGGATGCGGCTGAAGCGCTGGCGTGCGCCCGGCGGCTTGCCGCATACCGCCCGCACAGATCGGGCAGCGACTGCGCGCGGACGGGTGGAACGCGGTGGCAGGACCTGCTGTGCATCGACGACCTCACCGCGCTGTATCCGCCGGGGCGGTGGGTTGGGTTGAAACACCGTGAACGCCTGCGGGTTCCGCTCGGAACTACGGTCGACGGCAGACCGGTCGAACTCGACATCAAGGAGGCTGCCGAAAACGGCATGGGGCCGCATGGGCTGTGCATCGGCGCAACGGGCTCGGGCAAGTCGGAGCTGCTGCGCACCGTCGCGCTGGGCATGATGACCCAGCACCCGCCGGACATGCTGAACCTCGTTCTCATTGACTTCAAAGGCGGTGCAACGTTTCTCGGTCTGGAGCGAGCTCCACACGTGGCCGCCGTCATCACCAACCTCGCCGATGAAGCGCCGCTTGTTGCCCGCATGGGTGACGCGCTGGCCGGTGAGATGAACCGGCGCCAGCAGTTGCTCAGGACGGCGGGCAATCTCGTCAGTCTCGACGCCTACGCGCGCGCCCGCCGCGCCGGCGCACGTTTGCCCGCACTTCCGGCCTTGTTCATCATCGTCGACGAATTCTCCGAACTGCTCAGCCAGCATCCCGATTTCGCGGACACCTTTTTGGCGATCGGCCGTCTCGGCCGCTCCCTGGGTATGCACCTGTTGCTGGCCAGTCAGCGACTCGACGAGGGCAGGCTGCGCGGGCTGGAATCTCACCTGTCGTATCGGGTGTGCCTGAAAACCCTCTCCGCCAACGAGTCACGCATCGTGCTTGGCGGCCCGGATGCTTTCGAGTTGCCGACCACGCCAGGCGCAGGATTCCTCCAGACGGCAGACGGCGAGTTGGTCCGATTCCAAACGGCGTTTGTCTCCGGTCCCTATCCGCCGCGCACGCCGCGCGCCGACCCGGGTGACGACCAGACCCGGCCGGTGGTGCGGCAGTTTACTGCCGCACCGATGGGTCCAGTCACGGGTGCCCCGGTCGAACGCGGCGCAGATGCGTCCTGCCTTACAGTTCTGCAAGCCGTGGTGGACGAACTGTCACGCTATGGCCCGGCTGCCCACCAAATATGGCTGCCGCCACTGGCCGCTGCGCCGCCACTGGACGCCGTGCTGCGCGACGCCGGGCTCGCCGTTGGCGAACCGATATCGTCAGACCTGACCGTGCCCATCGGCGTCGTGGACCGCCCGTACGAGCAGCGGCGCACACCGTTGAGCGTCGACCTGTCCGCCGCGGCAGGCAACGTCGCCGTGGTGGGTGCCCCTCAATCAGGCAAATCGACCGCCGTACGCGCACTGGTCATGGCACTGGCCGCGACACATGATCCGCGGCGAGTCCAGTTCTACTGCTTGGATTTTGGCGGTGGTGCGCTCGCGCCCCTGCATTCGCTGCCGCATGTGGGAGCGGTCGCCGGCAAGACCCAGCCCGACCTAGTCGCGCGCACGATCGACGAACTGGAGTCGATCATTCGATCGCGTGAGGCGCTTTTCCGTGAGCACTCGATCGACTCGATGGCCCAGTATCGATGTTTGCGCGCAGAGCCACACACGAGCTCAGTCGCCGATCGCTTCGGTGACGTTTTCCTGGTCGTCGACGGGTGGGCCAGCATGTGTCAACACTTCCCCGGCCTGGAAGCTGCGTGTATCGTCCTTGCCGCACAAGGCTTGTCGTTCGGGGTGCATGTGGTGATCTCGGCGTCACGCTGGGCCGAGATCAGGCCGGCGTTGAAGGATCAGATCGGTACCCGTATCGAGTTGCGGCTAGGCGATCCCGCAGACTCTGAACTGGACCGCAAGCACGCGCAACGGGTGCCCAACGACAAGCCGGGTCGCGGCATCACGCCCGAGGGCTTGCACATGCTGATCGCGCTGCCACGGCTCGACGGCGTGCAATCGAGCACGGGACTTGCGCAGGCCTGCATGCAGTCGGGCGAGATGCTGCGACGGTCCTATGGCGATGCCGTCGCGCCCACCGTGCCGCTCCTGCCCGAGCTCATCGAGCATCATGCCGTATTGCAACGGGCGAGCGGTGCACTCGGCGGTCATGTCCTCCTGGGTCTGGAGGCGCGCCGATTAGCAGCCTGCCCGGTCGACTTCGACCACCACCAGCATCTGCTGATCATCGGGGACGGCGAATGCGGCAAAACCTCCGCATTGCGGACATTGTGTCGTGAGATCACCCGGACCAAGACTTCCGCCCAGGCGCGGGTGGTCATCGTCGATTTCCGGCGCGGCCTGCTCGGTGTCGTCGAGTCCGACCATCTCGCCGGCTATGCCATATCGGCAACGGCGCTGGAGGGCCTACTGCCCGAACTGCTGACCGTGCTGCGGCGAAGGATGCCCCCGCCGCAAGCCACCCGAGACCAATTGCGAACCAGGTCATGGTGGTCTGGACCGGAGTTGTATCTCGTCGTCGACGACTATGATCTGGTCGCCAACGCTGCGGCAGGCAACGGGCTTGAGAAGATCGCCGAATACTTGCCGTACGCAAAAGATCTGGGCCTTCACCTCGTGGTGGCGCGGCGCAGCGGAGGTGCGATGCGCGCCATGTTCGAACCGCTGCTCGCCAGGATGCGGGAGTTTGGTTGCATGGGGCTGGTGATGAGCGCCGACCCCGACGACGGCCCACTCTTCGGCTCCGTTCGCCCGGCGCCGCTTCCGCCCGGACGTGGCGTTTTGGTCACCCGCGGCGACCTGCAGCGGGTTCAGGTCTCGTGGAGCCCGCCCCCATGA
- a CDS encoding WXG100 family type VII secretion target, which produces MDPVLSYNFAEIEYGVRQEIHTTAGRFNAALEDLRAQIAPLQELWTREAAAAYRVEQLRWQQAASALNEILVDLGNAVRDGADDVASADRRAASVWRR; this is translated from the coding sequence ATGGACCCGGTACTGTCATACAACTTTGCCGAAATCGAATACGGCGTTCGGCAGGAGATTCACACGACGGCCGGCCGCTTCAACGCCGCGCTGGAGGACCTGAGAGCGCAGATTGCTCCGCTGCAAGAGCTCTGGACCCGCGAAGCTGCCGCCGCCTACCGCGTCGAGCAGCTCAGGTGGCAGCAAGCGGCCAGCGCGCTCAACGAGATCCTGGTCGATCTCGGCAATGCCGTCCGCGACGGCGCCGACGACGTCGCCAGCGCTGACCGCCGGGCGGCCAGCGTCTGGAGGCGATAG
- a CDS encoding WXG100 family type VII secretion target produces MSTPNTLSTDFSLMHAVAAKTDARNEEIRAMLAAFIGRVSCVPPTVWSGLAATRFKDVVQRWNTESMKLYHALHGIAESIRYNEATLREAGQNHAHRIGTVGANI; encoded by the coding sequence GTGAGCACACCGAACACACTCAGCACCGACTTCAGCCTGATGCATGCCGTCGCTGCCAAGACCGACGCCCGCAACGAGGAGATCCGAGCCATGCTGGCGGCGTTTATCGGGCGTGTCAGCTGCGTGCCGCCGACGGTGTGGAGCGGGCTGGCGGCTACTCGATTCAAAGACGTGGTGCAACGCTGGAACACCGAATCGATGAAGCTCTACCACGCCTTGCACGGCATCGCGGAAAGCATCCGCTACAACGAGGCGACGCTGCGTGAGGCGGGCCAGAACCACGCTCACCGCATCGGCACCGTCGGCGCAAACATCTGA
- the rplM gene encoding 50S ribosomal protein L13: MPTYVPKAGDTTRTWYVIDATDVVLGRLAAAAATLLRGKHKPTFTPNVDGGDFVIVINADKVAVSGNKLQNKPVYRHSGYPGGLHKRMLGELMQRHPDRVVEKAIVGMLPKNKLGRQLRRKLRVYAGPDHPHAAQQPIPYQIKQVAQ, from the coding sequence GTGCCTACATACGTGCCGAAGGCCGGTGACACCACGCGGACGTGGTACGTCATCGATGCCACGGACGTGGTGCTCGGCCGCCTCGCCGCGGCAGCAGCCACGCTGCTGCGCGGCAAGCACAAGCCGACGTTCACTCCCAATGTCGATGGCGGCGATTTTGTCATCGTCATCAACGCCGACAAGGTCGCCGTCAGCGGCAACAAACTGCAGAACAAGCCGGTCTACCGCCACTCGGGTTATCCCGGCGGTCTGCACAAGCGCATGCTGGGCGAGCTGATGCAAAGACACCCCGATCGGGTCGTTGAGAAGGCGATCGTCGGCATGCTGCCCAAAAACAAGCTGGGCCGACAGCTCAGGCGCAAGCTGCGCGTCTACGCCGGCCCCGACCATCCCCATGCCGCTCAGCAGCCGATCCCGTACCAGATCAAGCAGGTGGCCCAGTGA
- the rpsI gene encoding 30S ribosomal protein S9 yields MTETAETDTGDTAAAETSAPAATPPPETQAPFVVERPIQTVGRRKEAVARVRLVPGTGKFDLDGRSLEDYFPNKVHQQLIKAPLVTVDRLNSFDIYAHLGGGGPSGQAGALRLAIARALIVAYPDDRPVLKKAGFLTRDPRSTERKKYGLKKARKAPQYSKR; encoded by the coding sequence ATGACCGAGACCGCAGAGACCGACACCGGCGACACCGCGGCCGCCGAGACTTCGGCGCCTGCCGCGACACCGCCGCCGGAAACGCAAGCACCGTTCGTCGTCGAACGCCCTATCCAGACGGTCGGTCGCCGCAAGGAAGCCGTCGCGCGGGTGCGGCTGGTCCCTGGCACCGGCAAGTTCGACCTGGACGGCCGCAGCCTGGAGGACTACTTCCCCAACAAGGTGCACCAGCAGCTGATCAAGGCTCCGCTGGTGACCGTCGACCGGCTCAACAGCTTCGACATCTATGCCCACCTGGGCGGTGGCGGTCCGTCCGGTCAGGCCGGTGCGCTGCGCCTGGCCATCGCCCGGGCCCTGATCGTGGCCTATCCGGACGACCGGCCCGTGCTGAAGAAGGCGGGTTTCCTCACCCGCGACCCGCGGTCCACCGAACGCAAGAAGTACGGTCTGAAAAAGGCCCGCAAGGCCCCGCAGTACAGCAAGCGCTGA